The Verrucomicrobiia bacterium sequence GTCTGTCCTTGATTTGAAAAATCGAGGACGACGACGAAGGACGAGAATGACGACGATTAGGCTATTGGAGTGGCTGGCGAGGGTTTCGATCTGGTGGGTGTGGACTGGTGGCTAGAGTGCCGCAGGACAGGATGCCATCGAGAAGAGGGAGCATCAAACGGACGAGACGGGAAGGCGGCTTCGGGGAACGAATTTAGAATTAAGAAAGATGAATGAAGAAAGGGGAAATTGGGGTATAGGACTAATAGGTTTTATGGGGCCAATAGAACCAATAGTCAGCGTAGGGGAAGCCGGTTCAGCCGAGAGCCGCTGTGGTGGGTGAGAAAAGGGCTGCCTCGAAACTTTCGAGGCAGCCTTGGGCGGCGGTTCTGGAGGCACTCCAGAAGAATCCTGGCAATAAGTGTAAAAAGAAATCGCTGTTTTCCGATAGGGAGGATATAGGGTACGAAGTGTTGTGCCGGGGAGAGGGGCTGTCACTATCTGTCAAGATTTGACGTGTTTGATGAATGGGTGGCGAGCGCATCCCTATAGGCAGTGTGAGTGATGTATCGGTGAGTGAACTGAGTGCCAATCGCAGAGAGCGTGTTTCCCGTGCCAGTCTGGTGCGGGGGCTGAGGCGTCTTTTTGTGCATGGGGTCTGGGTTTGGCGGGTGCTGGTGCTGATTAGTCTGCCGCTGGCTTTGTGTGCGGTGAGCCTGGACGAGTTGATGAATGGGGAGAAGATGACGCCGAAGAAGTTCGCCAGTTACTTCAAGGATTTCGAATATAAGTTTCATCCTGAGATCCAGCCGGTGGAGGTGTTTCTGGAAACGCGCAACGGGGATTGTGATGATTATGCATTGCTGGCGGACAAGGTGCTGCGGAAGCACGGGTTCACGACCAGGCTGGTCTCCATCCGCATGCCCGGTTTGCTGACACATGTGGTTTGCTACGTGAACGAGGAAAAGGTTTACTTGGACTTCAACAACCGGGTTTATCTTACACGGACCGAGCGTTGCGATCCTGACCTGCGCGTGATAGCGCAAAGAGTGGCGAAATCGTTTGAAGCCAACTGGACATCGGTTTCCGAGTTCACTTACAGCGAAGGGGTGAAGGAACTGGTGAAGACCGTTTCGAAAACGGATGTTTACGCCGACAAGGAAGAGGACAAGAAGGCGGAGGCCGCTGTGACTGCACCGGCGAAGAAGAAAATAGTGATCGATTTTTGAACCAAACTGACGATGAAAGACAACATCGAGCAAAGAATGATGGCGCTGTTCGGGACTGTGGCCGCGTTGTTGATATTGGTGGCGGTCGTGGCGCTGAAAAACGTGAGCGAAGCGGAGCAGGCGAGCGATTGGGTGAATCATACGCATGAAGTTATCCAGGAGTTTGTGGCGATCGAGGCGACTTTGCAGACGGCGGAGGCGAACTTGCGCAATTACGTCATCTCCGGTGATGGGCGAGATCAGGCGGCTTATCGCGAAGCGTTTTCAGAGGCGGTCGAACATTTGGCTGTGGCCAAATCAATGACGAAGGATGACCCGCGCCAGTTGGAGCGGGTGAACGAGTTGGAGGGATTGGTGGGCAAGCGGGTGGAGTTCGCCCGGGGGTTGGTGACGGCCTACAATGAACAGGGCTTTGGGGCAGCCAAGCAATTGATCGCGGCGGATGCGGCGGATGAGACGTTGCCTGCCATCAAGAAGCTGGTGGTCCGGTTGAAGGAGGAGGAGGCGCAGTTGTTGCAGCAACGGGACCGAGATAATTTTCAGCAGGCCCAATCCACGCGTTGGACAGTGTATGTGGCGGCGGCGGTAAATGTCGCCCTGATCGGTCTGGTCTTCTGGCTCATCAAGGATGATCTGAAGGCACGTCGCCGCGCGGCTGAAGCCATGCGGATGGCGAATGAGCAACTTGAAGAAAAGGTGACTGCGCGCACTGAGGAGATCATCAAGATCAACGAGACGCTGACTTTGGAGAACTTGGAACGCAAATGGTCGCAGTCGATCCTTGAACGCCAGTTCCGGCACTTTGAGCAGATACTGCATTCCATCGGCGATGCCATCTTTGTCATCAGCCGCACGGGGCGAATCATCCGGGTGAATCCTCCCGCAGCGAGGATGTGCGGGAGGAGGGTGAACGAACTGATCGGCGAACCGCTGGC is a genomic window containing:
- a CDS encoding transglutaminase domain-containing protein, with protein sequence MSDVSVSELSANRRERVSRASLVRGLRRLFVHGVWVWRVLVLISLPLALCAVSLDELMNGEKMTPKKFASYFKDFEYKFHPEIQPVEVFLETRNGDCDDYALLADKVLRKHGFTTRLVSIRMPGLLTHVVCYVNEEKVYLDFNNRVYLTRTERCDPDLRVIAQRVAKSFEANWTSVSEFTYSEGVKELVKTVSKTDVYADKEEDKKAEAAVTAPAKKKIVIDF
- a CDS encoding CHASE3 domain-containing protein, coding for MKDNIEQRMMALFGTVAALLILVAVVALKNVSEAEQASDWVNHTHEVIQEFVAIEATLQTAEANLRNYVISGDGRDQAAYREAFSEAVEHLAVAKSMTKDDPRQLERVNELEGLVGKRVEFARGLVTAYNEQGFGAAKQLIAADAADETLPAIKKLVVRLKEEEAQLLQQRDRDNFQQAQSTRWTVYVAAAVNVALIGLVFWLIKDDLKARRRAAEAMRMANEQLEEKVTARTEEIIKINETLTLENLERKWSQSILERQFRHFEQILHSIGDAIFVISRTGRIIRVNPPAARMCGRRVNELIGEPLASLVVPKENAEVSPFVTALKEGRDIVGVQATLLVQGGADINVTVRGFPVRDNDKVVGSVVVCEKS